One part of the Paraglaciecola sp. L3A3 genome encodes these proteins:
- a CDS encoding glycosyltransferase gives MSISTKFTIEKYESGYLYGWFYDESNPVGQSKFEVEVNKRVIATGIADIFRRDLLEAGFGDGINAFKVFIESGLIGFGELNVRLRDMDGGFSQGNTFKINRPAPEFDITFVRQDPVHLHFTMNSTKKQGHFRFELSEKGKQSYYQNIEIRPGSYPVIIAAPISLMDGNEHLISINLEGNSDSLWHGAVNFKPLITPLEHVQNAPKFSRLMSNNAQASFRYASLNYQLAQQLDTDEIKNISTAHSVLVESWHNRKKYPQLTIPKHTTPVVSIIIPAHNKFELTYHCIASIILAFDNTPYEVILADDLSTDTTKEADSIIKNLKLVSTDENLMFLRNCNQAAKFATGKYLLFLNNDTEVTSHWLEELISVAEDESVGLVGSKLLNEDGSLQEAGGIIWDNCNPWNVGHSDNPNRPEYSYVRSVDYVSGASLCIKKTVWEEVQGFSEYLAPAYFEDVDIAFKVRQAGYKTLYVPHSEVFHFEGMTHGRDITQGVKKNQVINATKFAKKWASAVKHNGKESLENLQLSKDRDVEKRVLVFDYTMPVPSRDAGSYAAIQEIKLMQSLGFKVTFAADNLAHLGESTIELQRMGVEVLYAPFYMSIEQILTRRIHEMDAVYITRYYVAEKVINRVKELKPTIPVLFNNADLHFLRELRTALQGTKDEAGVEQALQTMQHELDICKKADAVLCYSAAEKTVITSHILETQKIHITPWVLTPKLSMKSVKEREGIAFLGGFGHTPNVESVKYLADEVMPLLQQKRPEIILYVYGSKMPEELKQLESDNMKMIGFAESLDDVYQNHRVFVAPLLSGAGIKGKVLEAMAYNVPCVLTDIAAEGTGLTHAVSCYIANSPEEWVTRISDLYDDEVTWHKFAENEQILVNEKYSFKNGQKHFAEIFESVGIYTD, from the coding sequence ATGTCTATATCCACCAAATTTACGATTGAAAAATATGAATCAGGTTATTTATACGGTTGGTTTTATGACGAATCTAATCCAGTTGGTCAATCAAAATTTGAGGTAGAAGTTAACAAGCGAGTAATTGCTACAGGAATAGCTGATATATTCAGACGTGATTTACTTGAAGCGGGTTTTGGCGACGGAATTAATGCATTTAAAGTGTTTATTGAGAGTGGACTTATTGGTTTTGGCGAATTAAATGTTCGCCTTAGAGATATGGATGGAGGCTTCTCCCAAGGGAATACATTTAAGATTAATCGCCCTGCTCCAGAGTTTGACATTACATTTGTAAGACAAGATCCAGTACATTTGCATTTCACAATGAATTCAACAAAAAAACAAGGTCATTTTCGATTTGAATTATCCGAAAAAGGAAAACAAAGTTATTATCAAAATATTGAAATTAGACCTGGCAGCTATCCTGTTATCATAGCAGCCCCAATTAGTTTAATGGATGGCAACGAACACCTTATATCGATAAATTTAGAGGGTAACAGCGACAGTTTATGGCATGGTGCAGTCAACTTTAAACCATTAATCACTCCTCTAGAACATGTACAAAATGCACCTAAGTTTTCGAGGCTAATGAGCAATAATGCTCAAGCAAGTTTTCGCTACGCATCTTTGAACTATCAATTGGCACAACAACTCGACACTGATGAAATTAAGAACATAAGTACTGCTCATTCTGTGCTGGTAGAATCTTGGCACAACAGAAAAAAATACCCTCAACTTACAATACCAAAACACACAACACCAGTTGTTAGTATTATTATCCCTGCGCACAACAAGTTCGAGTTAACCTACCACTGTATTGCTTCAATTATATTAGCTTTTGACAACACTCCATACGAAGTCATTTTGGCAGATGATCTATCTACAGATACAACAAAAGAAGCTGATTCGATTATTAAAAACCTCAAATTGGTCAGTACAGATGAGAACTTAATGTTCTTACGTAATTGTAACCAAGCTGCAAAATTTGCAACAGGCAAATACTTGCTATTTTTGAATAATGATACCGAAGTAACATCTCACTGGCTTGAAGAACTGATATCTGTAGCTGAAGATGAAAGTGTTGGCCTTGTTGGCAGTAAACTACTCAATGAAGATGGCAGTTTACAAGAAGCTGGAGGTATAATTTGGGACAACTGCAATCCCTGGAATGTCGGTCACTCAGACAACCCTAACCGCCCTGAATATAGTTATGTTCGCTCTGTAGATTATGTCAGCGGAGCCTCCCTTTGCATAAAAAAAACGGTGTGGGAAGAGGTACAAGGTTTCAGCGAATACCTTGCACCAGCTTACTTTGAGGATGTCGACATTGCTTTTAAAGTTCGCCAAGCAGGTTATAAGACACTATATGTACCACATTCAGAAGTATTCCATTTTGAAGGTATGACACATGGTAGAGATATCACCCAAGGTGTTAAGAAAAATCAAGTGATTAATGCAACTAAGTTTGCCAAAAAGTGGGCCAGCGCGGTGAAGCATAATGGGAAAGAAAGTCTTGAAAACTTGCAATTATCGAAAGACAGGGATGTAGAAAAACGAGTATTAGTTTTTGACTACACTATGCCTGTTCCATCAAGAGATGCTGGATCTTACGCGGCAATTCAAGAAATTAAACTGATGCAATCGTTAGGCTTCAAAGTTACATTTGCTGCCGATAACTTAGCCCACTTAGGCGAGTCGACTATAGAACTACAAAGAATGGGTGTAGAAGTACTTTATGCACCATTTTATATGTCTATAGAACAAATATTGACCAGGCGAATCCATGAAATGGATGCCGTTTATATTACTCGTTACTACGTGGCGGAAAAAGTAATTAATAGAGTTAAAGAACTCAAACCCACGATTCCCGTTTTGTTTAACAATGCCGATCTACATTTCTTACGAGAACTAAGAACCGCACTGCAAGGGACTAAGGATGAAGCTGGTGTAGAACAAGCATTACAGACAATGCAGCATGAGTTAGATATATGTAAAAAAGCAGATGCCGTACTTTGCTACAGCGCCGCAGAAAAAACGGTAATAACATCCCATATTTTAGAAACACAAAAAATTCATATCACTCCTTGGGTATTGACTCCTAAATTATCAATGAAGTCTGTAAAAGAGCGAGAAGGTATCGCTTTTCTTGGTGGATTTGGACATACCCCAAACGTTGAGTCGGTAAAATATCTGGCGGATGAAGTAATGCCTTTGCTACAACAGAAAAGGCCTGAGATAATATTATATGTCTATGGCAGCAAAATGCCTGAGGAGTTAAAGCAACTAGAGTCTGACAATATGAAAATGATAGGCTTTGCAGAATCATTAGATGATGTATATCAGAATCATAGAGTATTTGTCGCTCCTCTACTGTCTGGTGCAGGTATTAAAGGTAAGGTTTTAGAAGCTATGGCTTATAATGTACCTTGCGTACTCACAGATATAGCAGCAGAAGGCACTGGACTTACTCACGCAGTTTCTTGCTATATTGCTAACTCACCAGAAGAATGGGTGACTAGGATATCTGACTTGTATGACGATGAAGTAACTTGGCATAAATTTGCTGAAAATGAACAAATATTAGTCAACGAAAAATATTCCTTTAAAAATGGTCAAAAGCACTTCGCTGAAATATTTGAAAGTGTCGGTATTTATACAGACTAA
- a CDS encoding NAD-dependent epimerase/dehydratase family protein, translating into MSYLLVGGFGFIGKHLIEAIIDRQDSFTVVSRKDPDMKWTSYPYVLDNTLDDKSMSELAKNHSSVIYLASSSIPSTGSFLREITEGVEPAIQFIDRLTEFNPDLKVIYLSSGGQIYGNEYKELVTESEVCRPVSPYGYGKLMVEESLAYLHRTKGTKVAALRVANPVGRWQTGLRQGLVNVVFQALNSNKPVTIFGNGKECRDYIDADELAQLILLVANSDFSFKTWNVGSGQATSTLDLVSKIEKIVGKTAVKEFLPRRFVDPEFAVLDCSKLFSDLNWKVTKSIDEILIKTLAFKMDNKHRNDEENH; encoded by the coding sequence ATGTCGTATTTGTTGGTCGGGGGGTTTGGTTTTATAGGTAAGCACCTCATTGAGGCAATTATCGACAGACAAGATTCTTTCACTGTTGTATCTAGAAAAGACCCTGACATGAAGTGGACTTCATATCCATATGTGCTGGATAACACACTGGATGATAAATCTATGTCGGAGTTAGCTAAAAACCATAGTTCAGTTATATATTTAGCTTCGTCTTCCATACCTAGTACAGGTTCTTTTCTAAGAGAAATAACTGAAGGTGTGGAACCTGCAATTCAATTTATTGATCGTCTCACTGAGTTTAATCCTGACTTGAAGGTAATTTATCTCTCTAGTGGTGGGCAGATATATGGTAACGAGTATAAAGAGCTTGTTACAGAAAGTGAGGTTTGTCGCCCTGTGAGTCCTTATGGTTACGGTAAGTTAATGGTTGAAGAGAGTTTGGCCTACCTTCATCGCACTAAAGGAACAAAAGTTGCTGCACTTAGAGTAGCTAATCCCGTTGGCCGTTGGCAGACTGGTTTACGCCAAGGATTGGTAAACGTTGTTTTTCAAGCATTAAATAGCAACAAGCCTGTTACTATTTTCGGTAACGGTAAAGAATGCAGAGATTATATTGATGCAGATGAACTTGCGCAGCTTATCTTACTTGTTGCTAATTCTGACTTTAGTTTTAAAACATGGAATGTCGGATCTGGTCAAGCAACATCGACCCTGGATTTGGTATCTAAAATTGAAAAAATTGTAGGTAAAACGGCAGTAAAAGAATTCTTACCTAGGCGTTTTGTTGACCCTGAATTCGCAGTATTAGACTGTAGTAAATTGTTTTCAGATTTAAATTGGAAAGTAACTAAAAGTATAGATGAGATTTTGATCAAAACTTTAGCTTTTAAAATGGATAATAAACATCGGAATGATGAAGAAAATCATTAA
- a CDS encoding GSCFA domain-containing protein has protein sequence MPHPYKKLADKAFWKRAVADGCHLNDLVSHSPLLSAGDSFASAGSCFAGNIIPYLESAGFNYVRKTVVPEGLKGIYEENFNYHTFSAAYGNIYTARHLLQLIQRALGLFQPNEDRWYIDHQVVDPFRPGLRFNASNDFEFDKLNAQYLESVISAFKEMDVFVFTLGLTEAWVSSIDGSVFPACPGTIAGKYDQDKHSFKNFSVAEISQDLIDAFSLLRTINPNLKVILTVSPVPLVATATAKHVVSATVYSKSVLRVAAEEVVNLLPFVFYFPAYEIVTGPQAPESFFEANRRDVSVEAIEAVMGALIANCELDAAVIKKPKPSVPPKPLPDNKNSSSRLVDLECEEAASDNDI, from the coding sequence ATGCCACATCCATATAAAAAACTAGCAGACAAGGCTTTTTGGAAAAGAGCTGTCGCAGACGGTTGTCACCTGAATGATTTGGTCTCTCATTCTCCATTGCTCAGTGCTGGAGATAGTTTTGCTTCCGCAGGTAGTTGCTTTGCTGGGAATATAATTCCATATTTAGAAAGCGCTGGCTTTAATTATGTTCGTAAAACAGTTGTTCCTGAAGGGCTTAAGGGGATATATGAAGAGAATTTTAATTATCACACTTTTTCAGCCGCTTATGGCAATATTTATACGGCAAGGCATTTATTACAATTAATTCAACGTGCATTAGGACTATTTCAGCCTAATGAGGATCGTTGGTATATTGACCATCAAGTTGTTGATCCTTTTAGACCAGGGTTACGTTTTAATGCCAGCAATGACTTTGAGTTTGATAAATTGAATGCTCAGTATCTAGAGAGCGTGATTTCTGCTTTTAAAGAGATGGATGTGTTTGTATTTACTCTAGGCTTAACCGAAGCTTGGGTTTCTTCAATTGACGGATCTGTTTTTCCTGCTTGTCCTGGAACAATTGCTGGTAAGTATGATCAAGACAAACATTCTTTTAAAAACTTTAGTGTGGCTGAAATATCACAAGATTTAATAGACGCTTTTTCATTGTTGAGAACTATTAACCCAAACCTAAAGGTAATTTTAACTGTTTCTCCTGTCCCTTTGGTTGCTACGGCTACGGCTAAACACGTAGTGTCAGCTACTGTTTATAGTAAATCAGTATTAAGGGTCGCAGCAGAAGAAGTTGTGAATTTATTACCCTTTGTTTTTTATTTTCCGGCTTACGAAATTGTTACTGGTCCTCAAGCGCCAGAATCTTTCTTTGAAGCAAATCGAAGAGATGTAAGTGTGGAAGCTATTGAGGCCGTTATGGGAGCGTTGATTGCAAATTGTGAACTTGATGCTGCGGTGATTAAAAAACCAAAGCCTTCTGTGCCACCGAAACCATTACCAGATAACAAAAATTCATCATCACGTCTTGTTGATCTTGAATGCGAAGAAGCGGCTTCTGACAATGATATTTAA
- a CDS encoding rhamnan synthesis F family protein, with amino-acid sequence MKKEKNSEDTMFKLNKQELNEYGVIRSTKVNWKKYKKLNGLQGDVDPVFHLVKHGRTENILIPGFFKTAEYIALNDDVFQKNLHPLVHYITQKSNKNKTHVPSLFNKNGKKLLDSCANSGDKSFSFSRQELEDFFTIYTAQIPWAHFIDKNGEKDQLDRIICATKEWNDRSVVIKGYFDSTIYVESNKDVEAAGVNPLVHFIKYGLKEKRVAKKESSHRQFEIDTLKAQQINWSTLRQKYGAELVLDVDPVDYYVDCWRYEDLQIDGFFDTGFYLKNYPDIKAIDMNPLFHFVTSGSNEGRKGFLDLDVYREFGHQTYDPDKKTIVIVNHESSATGAPLVGLNLGNSFASSHNVIQFVIRKKGLHEDFLSSSFAVLTDLVELPRFFLKEIIQAVDALYPISAAVCNSVETIEVLDVFSELKIPTVSLIHEFSDYTLPKGKVSNAICFADRAVVPASIIKNSIVHEIETCFGLKTVPNNIVIQPQGLLPYIPTMYGQNLSADELKQKFDVTDDQTMIVGAGYVQIRKGTDWFISTASYLNKKQPGKYKFVWAGDGFDPNHDLTYSVWLNRQIIESGLEDCFYFLEHQRTLGNLLSITDVFLLTSRMDPFPNVVIDALAAGVHVACFENSTGCAEFLAINESSSSICEYGDTYAMAQKIATYANGKTSEHQVAKSVNQALVKNKLDFNIYADFILAEIENAKNIVEQRDLYENKINDVKAFDYQYFAILDSHQRALDHYIKCSMKGIHVSNPAPNFHSAVWLHDNPDDYFGVPLASAISKGQLETHHNRVIQGLDSECKLRGAIHLHLYYEDMHPYFIDKFSALPEHFDLYITICHQESIKNVETVFSNCKFNKIEVVYTPNVGRDIIPCFSTLREQLFNENDYDVIGHFHSKKSVDNDPGFGDRWLNYLLDNLVGDKGHTNEVLSLFEDENCGLVFAADHHNVGMGDNKRFANELCDAMDLKHLEHAANFPLGTMFWARPQALSRLFMLDFSPFVQPEPLPYDGSYMHAIERLIPTVVKAEGYDIATVYAPGTSW; translated from the coding sequence TTGAAAAAAGAAAAAAATAGTGAAGACACAATGTTTAAATTAAATAAACAAGAACTGAATGAATATGGAGTTATTCGTTCGACTAAGGTTAATTGGAAAAAATACAAAAAACTGAACGGCTTGCAAGGCGATGTTGATCCCGTATTTCATTTGGTTAAACATGGCAGAACCGAGAATATCTTAATACCAGGTTTTTTTAAAACCGCTGAATATATTGCATTGAATGACGATGTGTTTCAAAAGAATTTGCACCCGCTTGTCCATTATATCACTCAAAAGAGTAATAAAAATAAAACACATGTGCCTTCTCTGTTTAATAAAAACGGAAAAAAGCTGCTTGATTCGTGTGCCAATAGTGGCGATAAGAGCTTTTCATTTAGTCGCCAAGAACTCGAAGATTTTTTTACAATTTATACGGCGCAAATACCTTGGGCTCACTTTATTGATAAAAATGGCGAAAAAGACCAATTAGACCGCATTATTTGCGCCACAAAGGAGTGGAACGATCGTTCAGTGGTGATTAAAGGTTACTTCGACTCCACTATTTATGTTGAAAGTAATAAAGATGTTGAGGCTGCCGGCGTTAATCCACTGGTTCATTTCATAAAGTATGGTTTGAAAGAGAAACGGGTAGCCAAAAAAGAATCGAGTCATAGACAATTTGAAATAGATACACTCAAAGCGCAACAAATAAATTGGAGCACCCTTAGGCAAAAATATGGTGCTGAGTTGGTATTAGACGTTGACCCAGTTGATTATTATGTCGACTGCTGGCGATACGAAGACTTACAAATAGATGGCTTTTTTGATACTGGATTTTATTTAAAGAATTACCCAGATATCAAAGCTATCGATATGAACCCCCTGTTTCACTTTGTCACGAGCGGCTCTAATGAAGGCAGAAAAGGCTTCCTCGATTTAGACGTATATAGAGAGTTTGGACATCAAACCTATGATCCGGATAAGAAAACTATTGTTATCGTCAATCATGAGTCATCTGCTACAGGGGCTCCTCTAGTCGGTTTGAATTTGGGTAATTCATTTGCTAGCTCGCATAATGTTATTCAATTTGTTATCCGCAAGAAGGGGCTCCACGAGGATTTTCTGTCTAGCAGCTTCGCGGTCTTAACAGATTTGGTAGAGTTACCCCGTTTTTTTCTCAAAGAAATAATTCAAGCGGTAGATGCCCTGTATCCAATTTCAGCGGCAGTATGTAACTCGGTAGAAACGATTGAAGTTCTTGATGTTTTTAGTGAGCTGAAAATACCAACAGTATCACTTATTCATGAGTTTTCTGACTATACTCTGCCTAAAGGTAAAGTGAGTAATGCAATTTGTTTTGCAGACAGGGCGGTCGTGCCAGCTTCTATTATAAAGAATTCTATTGTGCATGAAATTGAAACATGTTTTGGCTTAAAAACCGTACCGAATAATATTGTGATACAACCTCAAGGGTTGTTACCGTACATTCCGACTATGTATGGTCAAAACCTCAGTGCAGATGAACTAAAACAAAAATTTGATGTTACTGATGATCAAACCATGATTGTCGGTGCTGGGTATGTGCAAATACGCAAAGGGACAGATTGGTTTATTTCAACAGCGAGCTATCTAAATAAGAAGCAACCAGGTAAATATAAGTTTGTTTGGGCTGGTGATGGTTTTGACCCTAACCACGATTTGACGTATTCAGTGTGGCTGAACCGTCAAATTATCGAATCTGGTCTAGAAGATTGTTTTTACTTTTTGGAGCACCAAAGAACACTTGGGAATTTGTTATCGATTACTGATGTGTTTTTGTTGACATCAAGAATGGATCCGTTTCCTAATGTGGTTATTGATGCACTGGCTGCTGGGGTTCATGTTGCTTGTTTTGAAAATAGCACAGGGTGTGCTGAGTTTTTAGCTATTAACGAATCAAGTTCGTCTATTTGTGAGTATGGTGACACATATGCTATGGCTCAAAAAATAGCAACCTATGCGAACGGTAAAACGTCAGAGCATCAAGTAGCGAAATCGGTTAATCAAGCTTTGGTAAAAAACAAGCTAGACTTCAACATTTATGCTGATTTCATATTAGCTGAAATTGAAAATGCTAAAAATATAGTAGAACAACGTGATTTATATGAAAATAAAATAAATGATGTTAAAGCGTTTGATTATCAGTATTTCGCAATATTAGATTCTCACCAGAGAGCCCTAGATCACTATATTAAATGTTCTATGAAAGGGATCCATGTTTCAAATCCCGCCCCTAATTTTCATTCAGCGGTTTGGTTGCATGATAATCCGGACGATTATTTTGGTGTGCCTTTGGCTTCAGCAATTTCGAAAGGACAATTGGAGACACATCACAACAGAGTAATTCAGGGGCTTGATTCAGAATGTAAGTTACGAGGTGCAATTCATCTCCATCTATATTACGAAGATATGCATCCGTACTTTATTGATAAGTTTTCGGCTCTGCCAGAGCATTTCGATCTATATATCACTATTTGTCATCAAGAATCCATAAAAAACGTTGAAACAGTATTTTCCAATTGCAAGTTTAATAAAATTGAAGTGGTTTATACTCCCAATGTCGGTCGTGATATTATACCGTGTTTCAGTACGTTACGAGAACAGCTGTTTAACGAAAATGACTATGATGTTATTGGGCATTTCCACAGTAAAAAATCCGTTGATAATGATCCAGGGTTCGGTGACCGATGGCTAAATTACCTTTTAGATAATTTAGTTGGGGACAAAGGGCATACGAATGAAGTTTTATCATTATTCGAAGATGAAAATTGCGGACTAGTTTTTGCCGCAGATCATCACAATGTAGGTATGGGTGACAACAAACGTTTTGCTAATGAGTTGTGTGACGCGATGGATTTAAAACATCTGGAGCATGCTGCAAACTTTCCTTTAGGCACCATGTTTTGGGCAAGGCCACAAGCATTGTCTCGATTATTTATGCTCGATTTCAGCCCTTTTGTTCAGCCTGAGCCTTTGCCATATGATGGGTCTTATATGCATGCTATTGAAAGACTGATTCCTACTGTTGTCAAAGCCGAAGGATATGACATCGCTACTGTATATGCCCCAGGTACATCTTGGTGA
- a CDS encoding glycosyltransferase family 2 protein yields MNEVKLKLAALMMQKNETELLEKWIIYHADLFGIDNLYIFDNGSDDKQTIEILRHWESQGIRVIWEYLSKQDFESKGTILGDRIKMLETSHHYDCFIPLDCDEFLAVRLSNGAISCEATDICDEIKRHAGSEDILLIDAQFFNSPISEQWFHRFENRKCFFMKGTFKSMDVGFHWGKTKNSEKEVKTNLVQFHFHYKPFAIAREYARNKLALRVKSFDKDYLSNYKGAGEHLVKYFLLSEKQYLKNVLSVPHFYINVLSEKFASLGIEWPYFHEMKDSFSVLTPNADFNQKDIVRKLHNVADHRFRGSIDQIVCVGENIRIDGWCAEMNTLPICHFALEGAKGEQYLVTGESVLRPDIASLLGFDDRKFGFAITVPIEVLHSLGISELILFPKLQSGEMGPALSINKKYQNFISDVLS; encoded by the coding sequence ATGAATGAAGTTAAATTGAAATTAGCTGCTTTAATGATGCAGAAAAATGAAACCGAATTATTGGAAAAGTGGATTATTTATCATGCGGACTTATTTGGAATAGATAACTTATACATATTTGACAATGGCAGTGACGATAAGCAGACGATTGAAATTTTGCGCCATTGGGAAAGTCAGGGCATAAGAGTTATATGGGAGTATTTAAGCAAACAAGATTTTGAGAGCAAAGGTACTATCCTTGGTGACAGAATTAAAATGCTTGAAACAAGTCATCACTATGATTGCTTTATACCTTTAGATTGTGATGAGTTTTTAGCGGTTCGACTTAGCAATGGGGCTATTTCCTGTGAAGCGACAGATATCTGTGATGAAATCAAGCGTCATGCAGGATCTGAAGACATTCTGTTAATTGATGCCCAGTTTTTTAATTCCCCTATTAGTGAACAGTGGTTTCATCGCTTTGAAAATAGAAAGTGCTTCTTTATGAAAGGAACATTTAAGTCAATGGACGTAGGGTTTCATTGGGGGAAAACCAAAAACTCAGAAAAAGAAGTGAAAACCAACTTAGTACAGTTTCATTTTCATTACAAACCGTTTGCCATTGCCCGCGAATACGCACGGAATAAATTAGCGTTGAGAGTGAAAAGTTTTGATAAAGATTACTTGTCAAATTACAAGGGCGCTGGCGAACATCTTGTTAAATATTTCTTATTGTCTGAAAAACAATATTTGAAAAACGTTCTGTCAGTTCCTCATTTCTATATCAATGTGTTGTCTGAAAAGTTTGCGTCCTTGGGTATTGAGTGGCCTTATTTTCATGAAATGAAAGATTCTTTTTCAGTGCTAACACCTAACGCCGATTTTAATCAGAAAGATATTGTTCGAAAACTTCATAACGTAGCTGATCACCGTTTTCGTGGCAGTATCGATCAAATTGTTTGTGTTGGTGAGAACATTAGAATCGATGGGTGGTGCGCCGAGATGAATACCTTACCAATTTGTCATTTTGCTTTGGAAGGAGCGAAAGGAGAGCAGTACTTGGTAACAGGTGAAAGTGTGTTAAGGCCTGATATTGCAAGTTTACTTGGTTTTGATGATCGTAAGTTTGGTTTCGCCATAACTGTACCTATTGAAGTGCTGCATAGTTTAGGCATTTCGGAATTAATCTTATTTCCCAAATTACAAAGTGGTGAAATGGGCCCTGCGTTATCAATCAATAAAAAATATCAGAATTTTATTTCCGATGTTTTGAGTTAA
- a CDS encoding glycosyltransferase family 2 protein: MLEKIMPLLRRFSQRNTILCVDFVFFQSNRLVVVGWVLNKVHDASLDIVVSNGTNKLESEIYRFEREDVATHYDLSSENSCFGFLLSIEECLASLNELHIVWGNRKHFFNKLRYEVVDNIAAIKSKVPSCSDNIESILSSTNSHIGVNVEGVTVQPSRIKDKDIQKISNILNRVDSTQGSFLGVLKQSVLPSIHKIWKRRQASYGDVQQLQFGILAPSPKVSVVIPLYGRFDFMQHQIAQFSSDVGMQSVEVIYVLDDPRLEQQVRVSANGLYETFRFPFKLIISANNRGFAGANNLGFKYVSAPLTLFLNSDIIPKTKEWLPILLEQFETLPPMSILGATLLYEDDTVQHMGMCFQDDTNHPGIRMNHHPLKGFHIDLINSDSIFSVQAITGACLLMDTELFKQLEGFDEMHILGDFEDSDLCLKVMNAGGSIFCSGKVQLYHLERLSQDLVSHANWKWKLSMANGVYQETKWKNLIDQVMQ, translated from the coding sequence ATGCTTGAAAAAATTATGCCGCTTCTTAGGCGTTTTTCGCAAAGAAATACTATTTTGTGCGTTGATTTTGTTTTTTTTCAAAGTAATCGATTAGTTGTTGTTGGCTGGGTGTTAAATAAAGTACATGATGCCAGTTTAGATATCGTTGTATCAAATGGCACGAATAAATTAGAGTCTGAAATTTATAGGTTCGAGAGGGAAGATGTAGCCACTCACTATGATTTGAGCTCGGAAAACTCCTGCTTTGGATTTTTATTATCAATAGAAGAATGTCTAGCTAGCTTAAATGAATTACATATTGTTTGGGGTAATCGAAAACATTTCTTTAATAAATTAAGATATGAGGTGGTAGATAATATTGCGGCTATTAAGAGCAAAGTACCCTCCTGTTCAGACAATATTGAGTCAATTTTGTCATCTACCAATTCTCATATTGGTGTTAATGTTGAAGGAGTTACAGTGCAACCCTCTAGGATCAAAGATAAAGATATTCAAAAAATTAGTAACATATTAAATCGTGTTGATAGTACACAAGGTAGTTTTTTAGGTGTCCTTAAACAAAGTGTATTACCTTCAATCCATAAAATTTGGAAAAGAAGGCAAGCATCATATGGGGATGTGCAGCAGCTTCAGTTTGGCATATTAGCTCCAAGCCCTAAAGTGAGTGTAGTAATACCTCTTTATGGAAGATTTGATTTTATGCAGCACCAGATAGCCCAGTTCTCAAGTGATGTAGGAATGCAAAGTGTTGAAGTCATATATGTACTTGATGACCCAAGGCTAGAACAACAGGTTAGGGTGAGTGCAAATGGTTTATACGAAACGTTTCGTTTTCCATTTAAATTGATTATTTCAGCGAATAACAGAGGCTTTGCCGGAGCGAACAATTTAGGTTTCAAATATGTCTCCGCGCCACTAACTTTGTTTCTTAATTCTGACATCATCCCAAAAACTAAAGAGTGGCTTCCTATATTATTAGAACAGTTTGAGACATTACCTCCGATGAGTATTTTAGGGGCAACATTATTATATGAAGACGATACTGTTCAACATATGGGAATGTGTTTCCAAGATGATACCAATCATCCTGGTATCAGAATGAATCATCATCCACTTAAAGGCTTTCACATAGATTTAATCAATAGTGATAGTATATTTTCTGTTCAAGCAATTACAGGGGCTTGCTTGCTTATGGATACAGAACTATTTAAACAACTAGAAGGCTTCGATGAAATGCATATTCTAGGCGATTTTGAGGATTCTGATTTATGTTTGAAAGTGATGAATGCTGGTGGCAGCATTTTTTGTTCAGGCAAAGTGCAGCTCTATCATTTAGAAAGATTGTCTCAGGATTTAGTATCTCATGCTAATTGGAAATGGAAGTTATCGATGGCCAATGGTGTTTATCAAGAAACAAAATGGAAAAATCTTATTGACCAGGTGATGCAATGA